Within Longimicrobiaceae bacterium, the genomic segment ACGCCAGCGGGTGCGCGGCCACGTACGCGATGCGCTCCGCCACCCGCGGGCGCGCCTCCGTGCCGGGCGCGAGCACCACGGCCATGGCGAAGATCGCGGCGGAGTGCAGCGCCGCGCAGGCGAGCGGCGGCCACGGCAGGCGCGCGATCCGCCGCGCCAGGTCCGGCACACTCACCCGCGTTCGGACGTCCGCAGCCGCAGCCGGATGCGCGGCACCGCGCGCGGGGGTCACTTCGCGGCGGTGACCCACATGCGCGCGGCGACCAGAACGAGGAAGATGGCGAACGAGCGCTTGAGGGCCACCTGTGACAGCCCCTGCGCGTACCGCGCGCCGAAGAACGCGCCCACGAACAGCCCGGCGGCGATGAGCAGCGACGCCAGCAGGTTGATGTGCCCGTTCTTGTAGTACTCGTACGCGCCCAGCGCGCCCACCGGCAGCAGCAGCGCGCCCAGCGACGTGCCGGTCGCCGTGTTGGCCGGCATCTTCGCCACGAGCAGCAGCGCCGGGACGATCAGGATGCCGCCGCCGATGCCGAACAGGCCGGACAGCACTCCGGCCGCCAGGCCGATGAGAAGGTAGAGGACGACCATCATCGCAGGGTTCCTTTTGCCGTTGTGTGCCAAGTTGCGCGAGCCCGCCGCCGCACAAGATACGCGGCCCGCGCCGCTTTCGCCCGCCCTTCGCACGACGACGGAGGGCGTCGAGGACCGCCCGGTGACGCGACCTCCGCAGCAGCACGCGGGCGGCGATGAGGTTCGAACGCGCTTGGGGGCGACGGTCAGCATCGTACGCTACACGTCCTCCACGGCTGAGCGGGCTGCCGTAACGAGCGGATGGGCGCGGCGACGCTTGCCGGCCGCACGGGCGCGCACCATGTTCCGGGCTCAACATCTCACCGGGACCGGAGCCGATGAAGAGACACCTGCTCGCGCCGCTCGCCGCGGCCTTCCTCGCCAGCGCCGCCGCGGCGCAGGACGCGCCGTACTTCCAGCAGGGCGTGGACTACCGCATAGAGGCGCGGCTGGACGAA encodes:
- a CDS encoding TSUP family transporter — translated: MMVVLYLLIGLAAGVLSGLFGIGGGILIVPALLLVAKMPANTATGTSLGALLLPVGALGAYEYYKNGHINLLASLLIAAGLFVGAFFGARYAQGLSQVALKRSFAIFLVLVAARMWVTAAK